In Alteromonas naphthalenivorans, one DNA window encodes the following:
- a CDS encoding sodium ion-translocating decarboxylase subunit beta: MDKLMVLWDSTALAHFESGQLIMMAVGFLLLFLAIVKKFEPLLLIPIGFGALLTNIPLAGFSEAGGLLHYIYAIGIDTGVFPLLIFMGVGAMTDFSALIANPRMLLLGAAAQFGIFATLFGAIALNMIPGFEFTLKDASAIAIIGGADGPTAIFLASRLAPDLLGAIAVAAYSYMALVPIIQPPIMKALTSKEERTIEMAQLRPVSQREKIIFPLATLFLTILFLPSATPLVGMFCFGNLLKECGVVDRLSKTAQNELINIVTIFLGLAVGSKLSAEKFLTVETLGILGLGAVAFAIGTATGVLMAKLMSRMSGGKINPLIGAAGVSAVPMAARVVNKVGLEANPHNFLLMHAMGPNVAGVLGSAVAAGILLALVG, encoded by the coding sequence ATGGATAAGTTGATGGTGCTGTGGGACAGCACTGCACTGGCACATTTTGAGTCAGGCCAGTTAATCATGATGGCAGTAGGTTTCCTGTTGCTGTTCTTAGCGATTGTGAAAAAATTTGAACCGCTGTTGTTAATTCCTATTGGGTTTGGTGCCTTATTAACCAATATCCCGTTAGCTGGGTTTTCAGAGGCGGGAGGATTGCTTCATTACATTTACGCTATCGGTATAGACACCGGGGTTTTCCCGCTGCTTATCTTTATGGGTGTGGGCGCAATGACGGACTTCAGTGCCTTAATTGCAAACCCTAGAATGTTGTTGCTAGGCGCGGCTGCGCAGTTTGGTATTTTTGCGACCTTGTTCGGTGCTATTGCGCTTAATATGATCCCAGGATTTGAGTTTACTCTCAAAGATGCCAGTGCGATTGCTATCATTGGCGGTGCTGATGGTCCAACGGCTATCTTTTTGGCCTCTCGATTAGCGCCCGATTTATTAGGGGCTATTGCGGTCGCAGCTTATTCATATATGGCGCTGGTACCTATTATTCAGCCTCCAATTATGAAAGCGCTGACCAGCAAGGAAGAACGCACCATAGAAATGGCGCAATTACGCCCTGTATCGCAACGTGAGAAGATTATTTTCCCACTGGCTACACTATTCCTAACTATCCTATTTTTGCCATCAGCAACGCCTCTAGTGGGTATGTTTTGCTTTGGTAACTTATTAAAAGAGTGTGGTGTAGTAGATAGGCTTAGCAAAACAGCGCAAAACGAGCTAATTAACATCGTTACTATTTTCTTAGGGCTAGCGGTAGGTTCTAAGCTATCTGCCGAGAAATTTTTAACCGTTGAAACCTTGGGTATTCTTGGGTTAGGCGCTGTAGCGTTTGCTATTGGTACTGCAACAGGCGTGTTAATGGCTAAGCTAATGAGCCGAATGAGTGGTGGTAAAATTAATCCACTCATTGGTGCTGCTGGTGTATCGGCAGTGCCAATGGCTGCAAGGGTTGTGAATAAAGTTGGCCTTGAAGCTAACCCTCATAACTTCTTATTGATGCATGCCATGGGGCCGAATGTGGCAGGTGTACTTGGTTCAGCTGTTGCTGCGGGTATCTTGCTGGCGCTAGTAGGTTAA